A stretch of [Clostridium] scindens DNA encodes these proteins:
- the ychF gene encoding redox-regulated ATPase YchF, whose amino-acid sequence MKLGIVGLPNVGKSTLFNSLTKAGAESANYPFCTIDPNVGVVTVPDERLNVLGEMYHTKKIIPAAIEFVDIAGLVKGASKGEGLGNQFLANIREVDAIVHVVRCFEDGNIVHVDGSINPLRDIETINLELIFSDLEILERRIAKTTKVARNDKTAAKELALLEKIKAHLEEGRLAKTFEGAEDEEELAWLTGYNLLTYKPVIYAANVAEDDLADDGAGNAGVQAVREYAGKEQSEVFVVCAQIEQEIAELDDEEKKMFLEDLGLEESGLEKLIKASYRLLGLISYLTAGEPEVRAWTITKGTKAPQAAGKIHTDFERGFIRAEVVAYDDLIECGSHNAAKEKGLIRLEGKDYVVQDGDIMLFRFNV is encoded by the coding sequence ATGAAGTTAGGAATCGTGGGGTTACCCAATGTTGGAAAAAGTACATTATTTAATTCATTGACGAAAGCAGGAGCAGAATCCGCCAATTATCCGTTTTGTACCATTGACCCTAATGTAGGCGTTGTAACCGTGCCGGATGAGAGGCTGAATGTACTGGGCGAGATGTATCACACCAAGAAGATCATTCCCGCGGCAATCGAGTTTGTGGATATTGCCGGACTTGTAAAAGGCGCCTCCAAGGGAGAAGGCCTTGGCAACCAGTTCCTTGCAAATATTCGTGAAGTCGACGCGATCGTCCACGTGGTACGCTGCTTCGAAGATGGCAATATCGTGCACGTAGACGGAAGCATCAACCCGTTGAGGGATATTGAGACCATCAATCTGGAATTAATTTTTTCAGATTTGGAAATACTTGAGCGTAGAATTGCAAAGACTACCAAGGTGGCAAGAAATGACAAGACGGCTGCAAAGGAACTGGCTTTGCTTGAAAAGATCAAGGCACATCTGGAAGAAGGAAGGCTTGCAAAGACTTTCGAGGGCGCTGAGGATGAGGAAGAACTGGCCTGGCTTACGGGGTATAATCTTCTGACCTATAAGCCGGTGATCTATGCGGCGAATGTAGCAGAGGATGATCTGGCCGACGACGGCGCCGGAAACGCCGGAGTACAGGCTGTAAGAGAGTACGCAGGGAAAGAGCAGAGCGAGGTGTTCGTAGTCTGCGCGCAGATCGAGCAGGAGATTGCCGAACTGGATGATGAGGAGAAGAAGATGTTTCTGGAAGATCTGGGATTGGAAGAATCCGGGCTTGAGAAACTGATTAAGGCAAGCTACCGGCTTCTGGGACTGATCAGCTATCTGACTGCCGGAGAGCCGGAGGTACGGGCATGGACCATTACCAAGGGCACGAAGGCTCCCCAGGCGGCAGGAAAGATTCATACAGACTTTGAACGGGGATTTATTCGGGCAGAGGTAGTTGCCTACGATGACCTGATTGAATGCGGAAGCCACAATGCAGCAAAGGAAAAGGGATTAATCAGGCTGGAAGGCAAAGACTACGTCGTACAGGACGGAGATATCATGCTGTTCCGCTTCAACGTATAG
- the lgt gene encoding prolipoprotein diacylglyceryl transferase: MHRTIDFPNIGIHLTSVGDHITIFGFDIAFYGMIIGLGILTGLLIAAAEAKRSGQNPEDYFDLAIYAVIFSIIGARLYYVAFSWDMYKDDLLSILNIRQGGLAIYGGVIAAVITVFVFARVKKMSATLILDTAGLGLVAGQMIGRWGNFFNREAFGEYTNSFLAMRLPVDAVRGSDITELMRKNMETVKGVSYIQVHPTFLYESLWCLMVLIIMLIYRKHKKFNGELFLVYLFGYGLGRFWIEGLRTDQLLIPKIGLPVSQILAGVLVVASLALIIYKRIELKKVEKE, translated from the coding sequence ATGCACAGAACTATTGATTTTCCGAATATAGGGATACACCTTACGTCAGTAGGCGATCATATTACTATATTTGGCTTTGACATCGCGTTTTATGGTATGATTATAGGACTAGGAATACTGACGGGGCTTTTGATTGCCGCGGCAGAGGCAAAAAGAAGCGGGCAGAATCCGGAGGATTATTTTGATCTGGCAATCTATGCGGTGATATTTTCCATTATCGGGGCAAGGCTTTACTATGTGGCCTTCTCCTGGGATATGTACAAGGATGATCTGCTGAGCATCCTGAATATCCGTCAGGGGGGACTTGCAATCTATGGAGGCGTGATCGCGGCGGTAATCACGGTATTTGTATTTGCGAGGGTCAAGAAGATGTCGGCGACGCTGATACTGGATACCGCAGGCCTGGGACTTGTAGCCGGGCAGATGATTGGACGATGGGGCAACTTTTTTAACCGGGAAGCATTTGGCGAGTATACCAACAGTTTTCTGGCTATGCGGCTCCCGGTAGATGCAGTCAGAGGCTCAGATATTACTGAACTGATGCGCAAGAACATGGAGACGGTAAAAGGCGTATCCTATATCCAGGTACATCCTACCTTTCTCTATGAGTCGTTATGGTGCCTGATGGTTTTGATTATCATGCTGATATACAGAAAGCATAAGAAGTTTAACGGCGAGTTATTCCTGGTCTATCTGTTTGGATATGGCTTGGGACGATTCTGGATCGAGGGACTCAGGACAGACCAGCTGCTGATTCCGAAGATTGGGCTTCCGGTATCCCAGATACTGGCAGGAGTGCTGGTGGTGGCATCGCTGGCGCTTATTATCTATAAACGAATTGAATTGAAAAAAGTAGAGAAGGAATAA
- a CDS encoding manganese efflux pump yields the protein MFLHIFLLVSALCLDTFVASAAYGTNQVRLSWKQILAVNGICSLCLGISLLFGNLLDRIIPETFTREICFFSLLFLGCLKLTDSSIRQYLRHHKEVRKDIHFTFSQLRFIINIYSDPMEADADQSHCLSWKEAIFFSLAMSIDSLIAGTMAAFLKISVPLTVAATFAMGEAFTYLGLFLGRKISNRCPKDLSFIGGALFIILAILKR from the coding sequence ATGTTTCTTCATATTTTCCTTCTCGTTTCTGCCCTTTGCCTGGACACTTTTGTTGCCAGCGCCGCATATGGCACCAACCAGGTTCGGCTTTCCTGGAAGCAGATCCTTGCGGTCAATGGGATATGCAGCCTATGCCTGGGCATATCCCTGCTGTTCGGCAATCTCCTTGACCGGATCATCCCGGAGACATTCACCCGTGAGATCTGTTTTTTCAGCCTCCTCTTCCTTGGGTGCCTGAAACTGACGGACTCCAGCATCCGGCAGTATCTCAGGCACCATAAGGAAGTCCGAAAAGATATACATTTTACGTTTTCACAGTTACGTTTCATCATTAATATTTACAGCGATCCTATGGAGGCAGATGCCGACCAGAGTCACTGCCTGTCCTGGAAGGAGGCCATCTTCTTTTCCCTTGCCATGTCTATTGACAGTCTCATAGCAGGCACAATGGCCGCATTCCTCAAGATCTCCGTTCCTCTGACGGTGGCTGCCACATTCGCCATGGGAGAGGCCTTCACCTATCTCGGCCTGTTCCTCGGGCGTAAGATCAGCAATCGATGCCCAAAGGATCTGTCCTTTATAGGAGGCGCCCTCTTTATCATTCTGGCAATATTGAAACGATAG
- a CDS encoding calcium/sodium antiporter, translated as MTVGYYILIFLFGLVLLVWGSSLFVDSAVSVAGRLHLPEVLIGATIVSLGTTLPEVLFSTMASVRHLPEMAIGNALGSILCNTGFIAGMMLVLRPIYLSGKAVANVVSGTVFLGLSFAVYVAGGVMGQGLSRTTGGMLLVICILFLAYNVRNAYSQQQEEKEMHAQEQAFGISDIIRLVLEAVVIYIGASMLVEVGPKLARAFGVPEMIISLTFVALGTSLPELVTSLMALRKKHASLSMGNIIGADILNFVMVGGLSAVICPIPFQESILKLELPVIFFMLFILCVPSISRKKAGRLQGLLLLGSYILYLTVLAA; from the coding sequence ATGACGGTAGGGTACTATATTCTGATTTTCTTGTTTGGGCTGGTGCTCCTGGTATGGGGGAGCAGCCTGTTTGTAGACAGCGCTGTGTCTGTGGCCGGGAGGCTGCATCTTCCTGAGGTACTGATCGGGGCTACGATTGTAAGCCTGGGGACGACGCTTCCGGAGGTGCTGTTTTCAACCATGGCATCCGTGCGGCATCTTCCGGAAATGGCAATTGGCAATGCGCTGGGCTCCATTCTGTGCAATACCGGATTCATTGCAGGAATGATGCTGGTTTTGCGTCCGATTTATCTGAGCGGCAAGGCAGTGGCAAACGTCGTATCCGGGACGGTGTTCCTGGGCTTGTCATTTGCGGTGTATGTGGCGGGCGGCGTCATGGGGCAGGGACTATCCAGGACGACGGGCGGCATGCTTCTCGTCATCTGTATTCTGTTTCTTGCTTATAATGTACGCAATGCTTACAGCCAGCAGCAGGAGGAGAAGGAGATGCATGCCCAGGAACAGGCCTTTGGAATCAGCGACATTATCCGGCTTGTGCTGGAAGCGGTAGTGATCTATATCGGTGCCAGCATGCTGGTGGAAGTAGGGCCGAAGCTTGCCAGGGCCTTTGGCGTCCCGGAAATGATCATTTCTCTTACATTCGTGGCCTTAGGAACCTCTCTTCCGGAACTGGTCACCTCCCTTATGGCCCTTAGAAAGAAGCATGCATCCCTGTCTATGGGAAACATCATAGGAGCGGATATTCTGAATTTTGTGATGGTAGGGGGACTGTCGGCTGTCATCTGCCCGATCCCGTTCCAAGAGAGTATCTTGAAATTAGAACTCCCGGTTATCTTTTTCATGCTGTTTATTCTGTGTGTTCCATCTATTAGCAGGAAGAAGGCTGGCAGGCTGCAGGGGCTTCTTCTACTGGGAAGCTATATCCTGTATCTGACAGTTCTGGCGGCATAA
- a CDS encoding N-acetylmannosamine-6-phosphate 2-epimerase has translation MNERVSNLQGKLIVSCQALPHEPLHSSFIMGRMAVAAKEGGAAGIRANTKEDIKEIQSQVDLPVIGIVKRDYEGSKVYITPTMKEIDELMEVGPEIIAVDATSDLRPGNITIDQFFGQIKEKYPDQLLMADCSTIEEAIHADELGFDFIGTTMVGYTDQSKGDRIEENDFEILRKIVANVKNKVIAEGNINTPQKARRVIELGAFSVVVGSIITRPQLITKSFAEELDK, from the coding sequence ATGAATGAGAGAGTGAGCAATTTACAGGGGAAATTAATCGTATCCTGCCAGGCGCTGCCGCACGAACCCCTACATTCTTCTTTTATCATGGGAAGAATGGCTGTTGCGGCCAAAGAAGGCGGAGCGGCAGGCATCCGTGCCAATACAAAGGAAGATATTAAGGAGATACAGTCACAGGTCGATCTTCCGGTCATAGGCATCGTAAAGCGTGATTACGAAGGAAGCAAAGTGTATATCACGCCAACCATGAAGGAGATTGATGAGTTGATGGAAGTAGGGCCGGAGATCATCGCAGTGGATGCGACGTCTGACCTTCGCCCGGGTAATATAACGATCGATCAGTTCTTCGGACAGATCAAAGAGAAATATCCTGACCAGCTTCTTATGGCTGACTGCTCTACCATCGAAGAAGCAATTCATGCAGATGAGCTTGGGTTTGACTTTATTGGGACGACGATGGTAGGGTATACGGATCAAAGCAAGGGTGATCGGATAGAAGAAAACGATTTTGAAATCTTGCGCAAGATTGTAGCCAATGTAAAGAATAAGGTCATTGCAGAAGGCAATATTAATACGCCGCAGAAGGCCAGACGCGTGATCGAGCTGGGGGCATTCAGCGTTGTCGTAGGCTCCATTATTACGAGGCCGCAGCTGATCACCAAGTCATTTGCCGAGGAACTAGACAAATAA
- a CDS encoding dihydrodipicolinate synthase family protein: MRNLDKYKGVIPAFYACYDKEGNISPKGVQELTRYFVEKGVKGIYVNGSSGECIYQSVEDKKIVLENVMKAAEGKLTVIAHVACNNTKDSQELARHAESLGVDAIAAIPPIYFHLPEYAIAQYWNDISSAAPNTDFVIYNIPQLAGVALTMGLFEEMRKNPRVIGVKNSSMPVQDIQMFKQAAGEDYIIFNGPDEQFMSGRVIGAEGAIGGTYGAMPELFLKLDEHVKNGEIEKARELQHAINAIIYKMCSAHGNMYGVIKEILKRNENLELGGVREPLPSLIDSDMPIVEEAARMICEAKEKYLA, from the coding sequence ATGAGAAACTTGGACAAGTACAAAGGCGTCATTCCTGCATTCTATGCATGTTATGACAAAGAAGGCAACATTAGCCCCAAAGGCGTGCAGGAACTTACTAGATATTTTGTGGAAAAAGGGGTAAAAGGAATCTATGTAAACGGATCTTCCGGAGAGTGCATCTACCAGAGCGTGGAAGATAAGAAGATTGTTCTTGAGAATGTGATGAAGGCGGCAGAAGGAAAACTGACGGTGATCGCCCATGTTGCATGCAATAACACGAAGGATAGCCAGGAACTGGCGCGCCATGCGGAAAGCCTTGGAGTCGACGCGATTGCGGCAATCCCTCCGATCTACTTCCATCTGCCGGAATATGCCATTGCGCAGTACTGGAATGATATTAGTTCTGCTGCGCCAAATACAGATTTTGTAATCTATAATATTCCGCAGCTTGCAGGCGTCGCGCTTACCATGGGCCTGTTTGAGGAAATGAGAAAGAACCCAAGAGTAATCGGCGTTAAGAATTCTTCTATGCCAGTGCAGGATATCCAGATGTTCAAGCAGGCTGCGGGAGAAGACTATATTATCTTCAACGGTCCGGACGAGCAGTTTATGAGCGGCCGCGTGATCGGAGCAGAAGGAGCCATCGGAGGCACTTACGGGGCGATGCCAGAACTGTTCCTTAAGCTGGACGAGCATGTGAAGAATGGAGAGATTGAAAAGGCAAGAGAACTTCAGCACGCGATCAATGCGATCATCTACAAGATGTGTTCTGCCCATGGAAATATGTATGGAGTGATTAAGGAAATTCTTAAGAGGAATGAGAATCTGGAACTTGGCGGAGTCAGGGAGCCGCTGCCTTCATTGATAGACAGCGACATGCCGATCGTAGAAGAGGCGGCCAGAATGATCTGCGAAGCAAAAGAAAAGTATTTGGCATAG
- a CDS encoding sodium:solute symporter, translating to MQGFTVIDLVILIVYLAAVLFAGLHFAKKEMKGKEYFKSDGTVPWWVTSVSIFATLLSPISFLSLAGNSYAGTWIMWFAQLGMLLAIPLTIKFFLPIYSKLDIDTAYHYLELRFGSKGLRVLGAVMFIIYQVGRMSIIMYLPCMVLGSLTGISVNLLIIIMGVIAIIYSYTGGLKSVLWTDFIQGSVLLIGVTFALVFLLSHIDGGLGAIFTAFTAEHKFLAVDQPIFDINILKDSVFIMIVGAGFNTMGSYVSSQDIVQRFTTTTDTKKLNKMMLTNGALSIFIATVFYLIGTGLYVFYQQNALPPAAAQDQIFASYIAFELPVGITGLLLAAIYAASQSTLSTGLNSVAASWTLDIQARLSKKELSFEKQTKIGQYVSLIVGIFSIAVAMVLANGGVKSAYEWFNGFMGLVLGILVGTFILGAFTKVANTFGATLAFIAASAVMVGIKYFAPAGSVSIWSYSLISIAVSLVVGIPASLIWRKVKNDTSVPAPNTTVFKK from the coding sequence ATGCAAGGCTTTACAGTAATTGATTTGGTTATTTTGATCGTATATCTGGCGGCAGTCCTGTTCGCCGGCCTTCACTTCGCGAAGAAGGAGATGAAGGGGAAGGAGTATTTCAAGAGTGACGGTACCGTGCCCTGGTGGGTAACGTCCGTATCTATCTTTGCAACCCTGCTTAGTCCGATATCTTTCCTGTCGCTTGCGGGAAACTCCTATGCAGGAACATGGATCATGTGGTTCGCCCAGCTGGGCATGCTGCTGGCAATCCCGCTTACCATCAAGTTCTTCCTGCCAATCTACAGCAAACTGGATATTGATACGGCGTATCACTATCTGGAATTAAGATTCGGAAGCAAAGGACTTCGCGTATTAGGCGCCGTAATGTTCATCATCTACCAGGTAGGGCGCATGTCTATCATCATGTACCTGCCGTGCATGGTATTGGGAAGCCTGACTGGCATCAGCGTGAATCTGCTGATTATCATTATGGGAGTCATCGCGATCATTTATTCTTACACAGGCGGATTAAAGTCCGTACTATGGACAGACTTCATACAAGGATCCGTATTGTTGATCGGCGTTACCTTCGCGCTGGTATTCCTTCTTTCACATATTGACGGAGGGCTTGGAGCCATCTTCACGGCATTTACTGCGGAACACAAATTCCTGGCAGTCGACCAGCCGATCTTTGACATCAATATATTAAAAGACAGCGTTTTCATTATGATCGTGGGCGCAGGCTTTAATACGATGGGCTCTTATGTATCCAGCCAGGACATCGTACAGCGTTTTACGACAACGACAGATACGAAGAAACTGAATAAGATGATGCTGACAAACGGAGCATTATCCATCTTTATTGCCACCGTATTCTACCTGATCGGTACAGGACTGTATGTATTCTACCAGCAGAACGCACTGCCGCCGGCAGCAGCGCAGGATCAGATATTTGCATCCTACATCGCGTTCGAGCTTCCGGTAGGCATCACGGGACTTTTGCTGGCGGCCATCTACGCGGCATCCCAGTCTACGCTGTCAACAGGGCTTAATTCTGTGGCGGCCAGCTGGACCTTGGATATTCAGGCAAGGCTTAGCAAGAAAGAGTTAAGTTTCGAGAAGCAGACCAAGATTGGACAGTATGTTTCCCTGATCGTCGGAATCTTCTCTATCGCGGTAGCCATGGTTCTGGCAAATGGCGGGGTTAAGTCCGCATACGAATGGTTCAACGGATTTATGGGACTGGTACTTGGAATCCTGGTTGGAACATTTATCCTAGGAGCATTTACGAAGGTAGCAAACACCTTTGGAGCAACGCTTGCATTTATCGCCGCATCAGCGGTCATGGTTGGAATCAAGTACTTCGCTCCGGCAGGCTCCGTATCCATCTGGTCCTACTCTTTGATCTCCATCGCGGTATCCTTAGTCGTAGGCATTCCGGCGAGCCTGATCTGGAGAAAGGTAAAGAACGATACATCCGTACCGGCTCCGAACACTACGGTTTTCAAAAAATAA
- a CDS encoding YhcH/YjgK/YiaL family protein, with protein MIFGNVGNLKEFPYLEEQVQECFAYFKSHNMADYEKGCHEIDGDRLFVNVVEYTTTTTEERFWEAHKNYLDVHVMIRGTEQIDVNFIQNMEQKDFVEKDDFLPLEGEKNGHVILRDGDFLVCYPSDGHRTAIAVNGPEEIKKAIFKVKI; from the coding sequence ATGATATTTGGAAATGTTGGGAATTTAAAAGAATTCCCGTATCTGGAAGAACAGGTACAAGAGTGCTTTGCGTATTTTAAAAGCCATAATATGGCAGACTATGAAAAGGGATGCCATGAGATTGACGGAGACCGGCTGTTCGTAAACGTTGTGGAATATACGACTACGACGACGGAGGAGAGATTCTGGGAAGCCCATAAGAATTATCTGGATGTCCATGTGATGATCCGGGGCACAGAGCAGATCGATGTGAACTTCATACAGAATATGGAGCAGAAAGATTTTGTGGAAAAGGATGATTTTCTTCCGCTGGAAGGAGAAAAGAACGGCCATGTAATATTAAGAGATGGCGATTTCCTGGTCTGCTATCCAAGCGACGGGCACCGGACTGCAATTGCGGTTAATGGACCGGAAGAGATAAAGAAGGCGATATTTAAAGTAAAGATATAA
- a CDS encoding sialate O-acetylesterase, which translates to MDLVLLIGQSNAKGCGNPEVSEIPCGHAWEYLENFTGQAMIPMGRTLQLSEGRGTIAPAFANRYYDIMGEDICIIHYAVDGSRIKNWVHDKNHFLDAAMEKFRHAEAYVGMRAPIGRRFAIWIQGESDGKYGTDPIYYLERLKEIGWILKKECKIEETFVSRTGRWLPDEENLARCRRIGAAQELACMEHDNLILVSKMASAFYEQGLLKDEVHYCMEALNMLGSEIAENIGIYYNEKRRPVLSETEDMERAREVLNILKKAEVSL; encoded by the coding sequence ATGGATTTGGTACTTTTGATTGGGCAGAGTAATGCGAAAGGTTGTGGGAACCCGGAAGTAAGCGAGATTCCCTGCGGGCATGCATGGGAATACTTGGAAAACTTTACCGGACAGGCTATGATTCCTATGGGGAGGACGCTGCAGCTGTCTGAGGGAAGAGGAACCATCGCCCCGGCATTTGCCAACCGCTACTATGACATTATGGGCGAAGATATATGCATCATTCATTACGCGGTGGATGGCAGCAGGATTAAGAATTGGGTCCATGACAAGAATCATTTCCTTGACGCAGCCATGGAAAAGTTCCGGCATGCAGAAGCATATGTGGGAATGAGGGCGCCGATCGGACGGAGATTCGCCATATGGATACAGGGAGAAAGCGATGGAAAGTATGGGACAGACCCCATCTATTATTTAGAGCGCCTGAAAGAAATCGGATGGATACTGAAAAAGGAATGCAAGATAGAAGAGACCTTTGTAAGCCGGACAGGAAGATGGCTTCCGGATGAAGAGAATCTGGCCCGTTGCCGCCGCATCGGGGCAGCCCAGGAACTGGCATGCATGGAACACGACAATCTGATTCTTGTGAGCAAGATGGCATCTGCATTTTATGAACAAGGACTGCTTAAGGACGAGGTACATTACTGCATGGAGGCGCTGAATATGCTTGGCAGCGAGATTGCAGAAAATATAGGAATATACTATAATGAGAAAAGAAGGCCCGTGCTTTCTGAGACAGAGGATATGGAGCGGGCAAGAGAGGTTCTGAATATACTTAAAAAAGCAGAGGTATCGTTATGA
- a CDS encoding ROK family protein, with the protein MKKYVSIDIGGTEIKYGLIDEKGQILTRSKMKTEAYKGGPSILEKAVRIVEAYQALEEISGICISTAGMVDTEKGEIFYAAPLIPQYAGTGFKDTMIQKFSLPCEVENDVNCAGLAEYMSGASKGTKASLMLTVGTGIGGCIIIDGKVYHGCSSSACEIGYMLMDGSDFQTLGAASILSKKVAAWKNEPEEQWDGYRIFEAAKAGDELCCRAIDEMVDVLGKGIANICYVLNPEVVVLGGGIMAQEEYLAKKIRGAVDKYLVASIASRTRIAFAQHRNDAGMLGAFYHFRSLHAR; encoded by the coding sequence ATGAAGAAATATGTAAGTATCGACATTGGGGGAACAGAGATCAAGTATGGACTCATCGATGAAAAGGGGCAGATTCTGACCCGGTCTAAGATGAAGACAGAGGCCTACAAAGGAGGACCCTCCATACTGGAAAAAGCGGTAAGAATCGTGGAGGCCTACCAGGCGTTGGAAGAAATCAGCGGAATATGTATTTCAACCGCAGGTATGGTAGATACTGAAAAAGGAGAGATTTTCTATGCTGCGCCGCTGATTCCCCAATATGCGGGGACAGGATTCAAGGATACGATGATCCAGAAGTTCAGCCTGCCATGCGAGGTTGAAAATGATGTGAACTGCGCAGGGCTTGCGGAATATATGTCAGGCGCGTCAAAAGGCACGAAAGCCTCGCTTATGCTGACCGTGGGTACAGGAATCGGCGGATGCATCATCATAGACGGGAAAGTCTACCATGGCTGCAGCAGCAGCGCCTGCGAGATCGGGTACATGCTCATGGACGGCAGTGATTTTCAGACGCTTGGCGCAGCAAGCATCCTGTCAAAGAAGGTGGCAGCATGGAAGAATGAGCCCGAAGAACAGTGGGATGGATACCGGATATTCGAAGCGGCAAAAGCAGGCGATGAGTTATGCTGTCGGGCGATTGACGAGATGGTGGACGTGCTGGGCAAAGGGATTGCGAATATCTGCTATGTGCTGAACCCGGAAGTGGTGGTGCTGGGTGGTGGAATCATGGCCCAGGAAGAGTATCTGGCAAAGAAGATTCGCGGCGCAGTGGACAAGTATCTGGTGGCAAGCATTGCGTCCCGCACAAGAATCGCGTTCGCGCAGCATAGGAATGACGCGGGCATGCTGGGAGCGTTCTATCATTTCAGAAGCCTTCATGCCAGGTAA
- a CDS encoding MurR/RpiR family transcriptional regulator, producing the protein MEYYVKSVVPIIESNYDNFTTVEKNIADYFIQNHKKMDFSAKAVAERLFVSEASLSRFAKKCGYRGYREFVYQYEETFVEKQETITGNTRMVLNAYQELLNKTYSLVDEAQIARITKYLNEAERVFVCGKGSSGLTASEMEIRFMRIGVDIDSLQDSDLIRMQAVFQDKKSMVFGISISGEKEEVLYLLREAKKRGARTVLITAKNKDIFGEFCSEVVLLPSLKHLNHGNLISPQFPILVMLDIIYSYYVEQDKYQKEVLHDNTLRALEEGRTKRRDMFE; encoded by the coding sequence ATGGAATACTATGTAAAATCCGTAGTACCGATTATAGAATCTAATTATGACAATTTTACGACTGTGGAAAAGAATATTGCCGACTACTTCATCCAAAACCACAAGAAGATGGACTTTTCGGCAAAGGCTGTGGCAGAAAGACTGTTCGTGTCTGAGGCATCTTTATCCAGATTTGCCAAGAAATGCGGCTACCGGGGCTACCGGGAGTTCGTATATCAGTATGAGGAGACCTTTGTAGAGAAGCAGGAGACGATCACCGGCAATACCAGGATGGTCCTGAATGCTTACCAGGAACTGCTGAATAAGACATACAGCCTGGTGGATGAAGCGCAGATTGCAAGAATCACGAAGTATCTGAATGAGGCAGAGAGAGTCTTCGTATGCGGAAAGGGAAGTTCCGGCCTGACGGCAAGCGAGATGGAGATCCGCTTCATGAGAATCGGCGTGGATATCGATTCGCTTCAGGACAGCGACCTGATCCGGATGCAGGCGGTATTCCAGGATAAGAAAAGCATGGTGTTCGGCATCAGTATCAGCGGCGAGAAAGAAGAAGTGCTGTATCTTTTGAGGGAAGCAAAAAAAAGAGGGGCAAGGACGGTGCTGATCACGGCGAAGAATAAGGATATCTTCGGTGAATTCTGCAGCGAGGTGGTGCTGTTACCCTCGCTTAAGCACTTGAACCATGGAAATCTGATCTCGCCCCAGTTTCCGATCCTGGTGATGCTGGATATTATCTATTCCTATTACGTGGAGCAGGATAAGTATCAGAAAGAGGTCCTTCATGACAATACATTGCGGGCACTCGAGGAAGGCAGGACAAAGCGCCGGGATATGTTTGAATAG